In Notamacropus eugenii isolate mMacEug1 chromosome 1, mMacEug1.pri_v2, whole genome shotgun sequence, one genomic interval encodes:
- the SDR42E1 gene encoding short-chain dehydrogenase/reductase family 42E member 1, producing the protein MDLQKSPMETVLITGGGGYFGFRLGCTLCKKGISVILFDVNVPFQDLPKRMKFICGDICCVTDLEKALHNVTCVFHIASFGMSGKEQLNHKRIEDVNVKGTENVLQACRRKGVPRLVYTSTYNVVFGGQVIMNGDESLPYLPLHLHPDHYSRTKSVAEKKVLEANGTALERGVGILRTCVLRSAGIYGPGEQRHLPRIVRYIEKGLFRFVYGDPKSLVDFVHVDNLVQAHILASEALKADKKHIASGQPYFISDGRPVNNFEFFRPLVEGLGYPFPTIRLPLSVIYFIAFMTEMVYFLLGRFYNFQPFLTRAEVYKTGVTHYFSMEKAKKELGYEPQSFDFKEVVDWFKAEGHGRKFQNYTLKHLIWSGILVFLLAIAVLTWFSDDYGNVSLKDLF; encoded by the exons ATGGACCTTCAAAAATCTCCTATGGAAACAGTACTTATTACAGGAGGAGGTGGTTACTTTGGTTTCCG TTTGGGTTGTACACTATGCAAGAAGGGTATCAGTGTGATTCTATTTGATGTCAACGTTCCTTTTCAAGATCTTCCCAAGAGGATGAAGTTCatatgtggagatatttgctgtgTCACTGATTTAGAGAAAGCTTTGCACAATGTTACTTGTGTTTTCCATATTGCTTCCTTTGGCATGTCTGGAAAGGAACAATTGAATCATAAGCGTATTGAAGATGTCAATGTAAAAGGCACAGAAAACGTACTCCAGGCTTGCAGAAGGAAAGGAGTGCCAAGATTGGTTTATACTAGTACTTATAACGTGGTGTTTGGAGGCCAAGTTATAATGAATGGGGATGAATCTCTGCCCTACCTACCTCTTCACCTTCATCCAGATCACTATTCCCGCACCAAATCTGTTGCAGAGAAAAAAGTGCTGGAGGCAAATGGTACAGCCTTGGAAAGGGGAGTTGGCATCTTGAGAACCTGTGTTTTGAGATCAGCTGGTATCTATGGGCCTGGAGAACAAAGGCATCTTCCCAGGATAGTAAGATATATAGAAAAGGGCCTCTTCAGATTTGTGTATGGAGATCCCAAAAGCTTGGTAGATTTTGTCCATGTGGATAACTTGGTACAAGCCCACATCCTGGCCTCAGAGGCATTAAAAGCTGACAAAAAACACATTGCCTCTGGGCAGCCTTATTTTATCTCTGATGGAAGACCAGTGAACAATTTTGAATTCTTCAGGCCTTTAGTTGAAGGGCTGGGTTATCCATTCCCAACTATACGCCTACCATTAAGCGTCATTTATTTCATTGCTTTCATGACAGAGATGGTCTACTTCCTCTTGGGCAGGTTTTATAATTTCCAGCCTTTCCTCACCCGAGCAGAAGTCTATAAAACTGGGGTGACACACTATTTCAGCATGGAGAAGGCTAAGAAGGAACTGGGTTATGAACCACAGTCATTTGACTTCAAGGAAGTGGTAGATTGGTTTAAAGCTGAGGGTCATGGTAGAAAATTCCAAAACTATACCTTGAAGCATCTCATTTGGAGTGGCATTTTGGTTTTCCTCCTAGCTATTGCAGTTCTCACATGGTTTTCCGATGACTATGGTAATGTCAGTTTGAaagatttattttga